In Prochlorococcus marinus str. MIT 1214, one DNA window encodes the following:
- a CDS encoding cell division protein SepF — protein sequence MSLISRLRAVVAGDDFLDSDFDELDDYERSEDFENFNRGNKGGSGEMATISQANPFDGKSSFTSSNVIGMPGISTNDSEVSLMEPRSFDEMPRVIQALRERKTVILNLTMMEPDQAQRAVDFVAGGTFAIDGHQERVGESIFLFAPSCVTVTNSFQEEASPSSMSNKGNDLISKEGSPAPEPAWGETVATAL from the coding sequence GTGTCGCTAATTTCCCGTCTTCGTGCTGTCGTCGCTGGTGATGACTTTTTAGATAGTGATTTTGATGAGCTCGACGATTACGAAAGAAGTGAAGACTTTGAGAATTTCAATAGAGGCAACAAAGGAGGAAGTGGAGAGATGGCAACCATCTCTCAGGCCAATCCTTTTGATGGGAAGAGTAGTTTCACTTCTTCAAATGTTATTGGTATGCCTGGGATTTCAACAAATGATTCTGAAGTTAGTTTGATGGAGCCTCGTAGCTTTGATGAGATGCCGAGAGTGATCCAAGCTTTGCGAGAGCGTAAAACAGTTATTTTAAATCTCACAATGATGGAGCCTGATCAGGCTCAAAGAGCAGTTGATTTTGTCGCAGGCGGAACGTTTGCTATTGATGGACATCAAGAAAGAGTTGGAGAAAGTATTTTCCTTTTTGCACCTTCTTGCGTGACAGTAACTAACTCATTTCAAGAGGAAGCCTCCCCTTCAAGTATGAGTAATAAAGGTAATGATTTGATTTCCAAGGAAGGCTCTCCCGCGCCAGAGCCTGCTTGGGGTGAGACAGTAGCTACAGCTCTTTGA
- the proC gene encoding pyrroline-5-carboxylate reductase, with protein MEISIGIIGLGSMAKAIVSPLLERGEYHPQNVLGIVGSSSSIAPALNDLPKKVKVVSSEDSLSGEVWKAPVKLLAVKPQQFSKIRESVSSVKSKDQLSKPLLISVLAGITLKSLKKAFPGHTCVRAVPNTPSLVGQGLTGLAWEDDISLDQKEVVRKIFEPISEIFELQEQQLDSFLALTSSGPAYISLVVEAMADGAVAAGLPRHLSNQLAHKTLSGTASLLREKSLHPAELKDMVASPAGTTISALRHLELAGLRSALIEAVVLAAQKSRQLAEEVSS; from the coding sequence TTGGAGATTTCTATTGGGATAATTGGCCTTGGCAGTATGGCTAAAGCCATTGTTTCACCTCTTTTGGAAAGAGGTGAATACCATCCTCAAAATGTTTTAGGAATTGTTGGTAGTAGCTCAAGTATTGCACCTGCATTAAATGATCTTCCAAAGAAAGTAAAAGTCGTATCTAGTGAAGATTCTTTGTCTGGAGAAGTATGGAAGGCGCCTGTAAAACTATTGGCTGTAAAGCCTCAACAATTTAGCAAAATCAGAGAATCTGTCTCATCAGTCAAATCGAAAGATCAATTATCTAAACCATTATTAATTTCAGTCTTGGCTGGAATAACATTGAAAAGCCTTAAGAAGGCTTTCCCTGGACACACATGTGTAAGAGCAGTGCCAAACACTCCTTCTCTCGTCGGGCAGGGGCTTACTGGTTTAGCTTGGGAAGATGATATTTCACTGGATCAAAAGGAAGTTGTTAGAAAGATTTTCGAACCAATTAGTGAAATTTTTGAGTTGCAGGAACAACAGCTTGATTCTTTTTTGGCTTTAACTTCTTCAGGGCCAGCATATATATCTTTAGTGGTTGAAGCAATGGCTGATGGTGCTGTGGCTGCAGGATTGCCACGACACTTATCCAATCAATTAGCTCACAAAACCCTCTCAGGTACTGCATCATTACTTAGAGAAAAGAGTTTGCATCCTGCTGAACTTAAAGATATGGTTGCTTCTCCTGCAGGTACTACAATCAGTGCTCTTCGACACCTTGAACTTGCGGGCTTGAGATCCGCCTTAATTGAAGCAGTTGTTTTGGCCGCTCAGAAGAGTCGTCAATTGGCTGAAGAGGTTTCGAGTTAG
- a CDS encoding glycosyltransferase family 4 protein: MTHIAWLGKKTPFCGNVCYGLSTTEELKERGYQTSFIHFDNPTRDGNNKTSLLANDPDVSLPYLIKSQVYTIPSLNAQRELRESLSRLKPDLVHASLTLSPLDFRLPELCHQLNLPLIATFHPAFDSKLRNLTANTQQLTYQLYAPSLAKYDKVIVFSDLQAEVLAKLGVKESRLEVIPNGIDIKKWNPIKPSNSQNKLQLEIRERLGSERIFIYMGRIASEKNVEALLRAWRFVQPKGCRLVIVGDGPLRPTLENHSIFNKEDNVVWWGYEADQNKRVALLQIAEVFLLPSLVEGLSIALLEAMATGTACVATDAGADGEVLENGAGVILNTEGVTSQLRTLLPVLRDQPVLTHELGRRARLRVEEKYTLQQNIDSLETLYANVLRSSNSKPLQPIDDSSERPKQLLQLRRISSPQVQGVEEH; encoded by the coding sequence TATCGCCTGGCTAGGCAAAAAAACACCTTTTTGCGGGAACGTTTGTTACGGGCTTAGCACGACTGAAGAGCTTAAGGAAAGAGGATATCAAACAAGTTTTATTCACTTTGATAACCCAACGAGAGATGGAAATAATAAAACTTCCCTACTGGCAAATGATCCTGATGTAAGTCTTCCTTATTTAATTAAATCACAGGTTTACACAATCCCTTCTTTAAATGCTCAAAGAGAGCTGAGAGAATCTCTCTCAAGACTTAAACCAGATTTAGTCCACGCAAGTCTGACTCTTTCTCCATTAGATTTTCGACTACCTGAGCTTTGTCATCAACTTAATTTACCCTTAATCGCAACTTTTCACCCTGCTTTCGATTCAAAACTCAGAAATCTTACTGCCAATACCCAGCAACTTACCTATCAACTTTATGCACCATCATTAGCTAAGTATGACAAAGTAATTGTTTTTTCAGACTTGCAAGCAGAAGTTCTCGCAAAACTAGGAGTAAAAGAGAGCAGACTCGAAGTAATCCCTAATGGGATTGACATAAAAAAATGGAACCCCATTAAACCAAGTAATTCACAAAATAAACTTCAACTTGAAATAAGAGAAAGGCTCGGTTCTGAGAGAATATTTATCTATATGGGTAGAATAGCTTCTGAAAAAAATGTTGAAGCATTACTACGTGCATGGAGGTTTGTCCAGCCAAAAGGATGTCGACTAGTAATAGTAGGAGATGGACCACTAAGACCAACACTTGAAAATCATTCAATCTTCAACAAAGAAGATAATGTGGTTTGGTGGGGATACGAAGCCGATCAAAATAAAAGAGTCGCTCTTCTTCAAATCGCTGAGGTTTTTTTACTTCCAAGTCTTGTAGAGGGATTATCTATAGCCTTGCTCGAAGCTATGGCAACTGGAACAGCATGCGTCGCGACAGATGCTGGTGCAGATGGAGAAGTGCTTGAGAATGGAGCAGGAGTCATACTTAATACTGAGGGGGTTACTTCTCAATTAAGGACCCTTTTACCTGTACTGCGCGATCAACCAGTACTTACACACGAATTAGGTAGACGTGCTCGCTTGAGAGTAGAAGAAAAATATACGCTTCAACAAAATATTGACTCACTTGAAACTCTATATGCAAACGTTCTTAGATCATCTAACTCGAAACCTCTTCAGCCAATTGACGACTCTTCTGAGCGGCCAAAACAACTGCTTCAATTAAGGCGGATCTCAAGCCCGCAAGTTCAAGGTGTCGAAGAGCACTGA